TCATAATTGTAACAAAGGCGTTTTCATCAATTTCATGAACAATTGATTTTAATTTTGTTACTTCAAGACGTGTCACAACGGCGTAAATCACTTCTTTTTCTTTATCGGTATAACCACCCTTAGCTATAAGCTTAGTTGTCCCGCGACCAAGACGGTGTAATATCGCATTTGATACTTCTTCATATTGATCAGAAACAATTAACACAGCCTTTGTTTCATCCAATCCTTGAATAACAGTATCAATTGTTTTGAAAGCAATATAGTAGGTCATAACAGAATACATTGCCTGCTCTACACCAAATACAAAGGCTGCCCAAGCAAAAATGAATAAGTTCACAAACATAACAAATTCCCCAACCGAGAATGGTAATTTTTTTGTTAATAAGATTCCCATAATTTCAGTTCCATCTAATGATCCACCATGACGAATAACGAGTCCTACACCAAGACCTAATATAAGGCCACCAAACACAGTTGCTAAAATAGGTTCTGTCGTAAATGGTTTGATAGTATGTAGTGTTGTTTCAATAAATGCTAACGCGACAATCGCAAAAGTTGAAGATAGCATAAATGTCTTTCCAATTTGCTTATAACCGGAGTACATAAATGGTATATTGAGGATAACAACTAAAGTAGAAAAACTTAGCCACCAAATGTTAGGGGTAAGGTAATCTAGTATGAGGGAAACACCAATAATTCCACCATCAATAATTTTATTTGGGATTAAAAATAGTTCAATTGCTACTGCTGCACACGCTGCTCCAAAGACAATCATAATTAAACGATACAAGAGATGGATAACACTTTCTTTTCGATGTTGTTTCTTTTCCATAAGCCCTCCTTATAATCTTTTTCTGGCGTTTCGTTCTTTTATTATAACATATTCTTCTTTTTCTAATAGAAAAAAAGAAGTGTCATACGAATATATACAGGCACTATACACATATATTTCGATAAACGAACACCTGAAGGAGGACTATCTCGTGAACCTCATCAAACAAATTGTGAACAAAAAAATAAATAACATGACACCAAAAGAATTATTGAAATATAGTAAAGAATATGAAATTCCTATTACAACTGAACAAGCAGATCAAATTGTTTTATTGATGAAAGGAAAAAATATTAATATTTATAATACAGATGAAAGGCTCGAACTCTTAAAAAAAATTGCGAAAGTAACCTCTCCTTCTACCGCCCAGCAAGTGAATACACTCTTTCAGAAATTATTAAAATAAGGAGGGGACCCCCTCCTTATTGTCCTTTAATCTTCTCAAGAAGCCCTTCATCAAATGTTCCGTTCTTTAACATTTCAATTTCAAATTTGTATGGTGGCTTTTTATCTTTCTTCTCTTCCCCTACATATGGCGTTTCAAGAATCTTTGGTATGTGCTCTAACTGCGGATGATGAACGATATCATGTAAAGCTTTATAACCAATATGACCAAAACCAATATTTTCATGACGGTCTTTTGCAGCTCCGCGAACATTTTTACTGTCATTAACGTGTAAAACTTGCAAGCGATCAATTCCAACAATTTTATCAAACTCATTTAAAACGCCATCAAAATCATTGGCAATATCATAACCTGCATCATGTGTATGACACGTATCAAAACATACAGATAGCTTTTCATTATATGTTACACCA
The window above is part of the Bacillus cytotoxicus NVH 391-98 genome. Proteins encoded here:
- a CDS encoding YitT family protein — encoded protein: MEKKQHRKESVIHLLYRLIMIVFGAACAAVAIELFLIPNKIIDGGIIGVSLILDYLTPNIWWLSFSTLVVILNIPFMYSGYKQIGKTFMLSSTFAIVALAFIETTLHTIKPFTTEPILATVFGGLILGLGVGLVIRHGGSLDGTEIMGILLTKKLPFSVGEFVMFVNLFIFAWAAFVFGVEQAMYSVMTYYIAFKTIDTVIQGLDETKAVLIVSDQYEEVSNAILHRLGRGTTKLIAKGGYTDKEKEVIYAVVTRLEVTKLKSIVHEIDENAFVTIMSTQETNGGKFKSAIH
- a CDS encoding DUF2624 domain-containing protein; protein product: MNLIKQIVNKKINNMTPKELLKYSKEYEIPITTEQADQIVLLMKGKNINIYNTDERLELLKKIAKVTSPSTAQQVNTLFQKLLK